A section of the Pseudomonas sp. FP453 genome encodes:
- a CDS encoding PIG-L deacetylase family protein: MKLASLSEGRRGPAQIWNSAPQLAQIPVINPSTLVPPGARVVVIAPHPGDEVLACGGLLQLLSTLDHPLQLISLTDGSASHPGSNVWPASRLSVVRPQESVEALRRLGMPLHSLKWIRGGFCDNALAAREQPLSQFIARYLQPGDVVFSTWRNDGNDDHDAVGRASAKACSLTGARHIELPIWAWHWPAREASVIPWQRARKVRLDSWNVARKLHATHAYASQLAGDPEIGLAPMLAQVLLERMREPFEIIFA, translated from the coding sequence ATGAAGCTTGCCTCGTTAAGCGAAGGCCGCCGTGGCCCGGCGCAAATCTGGAACAGTGCGCCACAGCTGGCGCAAATCCCCGTGATCAACCCGAGCACGCTGGTACCGCCGGGCGCCCGCGTGGTGGTGATTGCCCCGCACCCTGGCGATGAAGTGCTGGCCTGCGGTGGCTTGCTGCAACTGCTCAGCACCCTCGATCACCCGCTGCAACTGATTTCGCTCACCGACGGTAGCGCCAGCCACCCGGGTTCCAACGTCTGGCCGGCGAGTCGCTTGAGCGTGGTGCGCCCCCAGGAAAGCGTCGAGGCGCTACGCCGCCTGGGCATGCCATTGCACAGTTTGAAGTGGATTCGCGGCGGTTTTTGCGACAACGCCCTGGCCGCGCGCGAGCAACCCTTGAGCCAATTTATCGCGCGCTACCTGCAACCGGGCGATGTGGTCTTCAGCACCTGGCGCAACGACGGCAATGACGACCATGATGCCGTGGGCCGCGCCAGCGCGAAGGCGTGCAGCTTGACGGGGGCACGGCATATCGAACTGCCGATCTGGGCCTGGCACTGGCCCGCGCGCGAAGCCTCGGTCATCCCCTGGCAACGAGCCCGCAAGGTGCGCCTGGATAGCTGGAACGTGGCGCGCAAACTGCACGCCACCCATGCCTACGCCAGCCAACTGGCCGGCGACCCCGAGATCGGTCTGGCGCCCATGCTTGCCCAGGTGCTGCTGGAGCGTATGCGCGAGCCGTTTGAAATCATTTTTGCCTAG
- a CDS encoding siderophore ABC transporter substrate-binding protein yields the protein MKRKHTAWASALLLVALGAGPASAAAPISVTHALGTTRVQPPVQRVVALDMNEVDFLDQLGVPVAGMPKDFVPPFLQRYKDDAAVVDTGAIVQPNLERVHAAKPDLILITSLQAPHYGELSEIAPTVHFDVDYRDSQKRHIEVIKQHLLTLGQLFDKSTLAQQQVAALDAKVVEAKRITAERPERALVVLHNNGAFSSFGVQSRYGFVFTELGVKPASPTAEAGLHGQPISSEFIQQANPDILYVVDRTAVMEHRPLLNAHTLGNPLLRQTKAWKTGRVVFVDADAWYVMAASPSSIKQVIADVIQGYQP from the coding sequence ATGAAGCGCAAACACACCGCTTGGGCATCAGCCCTGTTACTGGTCGCCCTCGGCGCCGGCCCGGCTTCGGCCGCCGCACCGATCAGCGTGACGCACGCGTTGGGCACCACACGGGTTCAGCCGCCCGTACAACGCGTAGTCGCCCTGGACATGAACGAAGTGGACTTCCTCGACCAACTGGGCGTACCGGTGGCCGGCATGCCCAAGGATTTCGTGCCGCCGTTCCTGCAACGCTACAAGGACGACGCGGCGGTGGTGGACACCGGCGCCATCGTCCAGCCGAACCTGGAGCGGGTGCACGCAGCCAAGCCGGACCTGATCCTGATCACTTCGTTGCAGGCCCCGCACTACGGCGAACTCAGCGAGATCGCGCCCACCGTGCATTTCGACGTGGATTACCGCGACAGCCAGAAGCGCCATATCGAGGTGATCAAGCAGCACCTGCTGACCCTCGGGCAACTTTTCGACAAGTCCACCCTGGCGCAACAACAGGTCGCCGCCCTCGACGCCAAGGTCGTAGAAGCGAAACGCATCACCGCCGAGCGCCCCGAGCGCGCCTTGGTGGTGCTGCATAACAACGGCGCGTTCAGCTCGTTTGGCGTGCAGTCGCGCTACGGCTTTGTGTTCACCGAGCTGGGGGTGAAACCGGCGAGCCCGACCGCCGAGGCCGGCTTGCATGGCCAGCCGATTTCCAGTGAATTCATCCAGCAGGCCAACCCGGACATTCTCTACGTGGTCGACCGCACGGCCGTGATGGAGCACCGCCCGTTGCTCAACGCGCACACCCTGGGCAACCCGTTGTTGCGCCAGACCAAGGCCTGGAAAACCGGGCGCGTGGTGTTTGTCGATGCCGATGCCTGGTACGTCATGGCGGCCAGCCCGAGCTCGATCAAGCAAGTGATCGCCGACGTGATCCAGGGCTATCAACCCTGA
- a CDS encoding ABC transporter ATP-binding protein: MITVHNLHKTYGSKTVLAGVNARFAAGRLTSLIGPNGAGKTTLLMMIARLMAPNGGDIRLDGRAVNDIPLRDYAKRVATLRQAPDFNLRLTVEELVAFGRFPYSRGALTGEDHRVIDDALSFLALQPLRQAYLDELSGGQRQMAFLAMTIAQQTDCLLLDEPLNNLDIKHAVHIMRALRRLCDEQGRTVILVVHDINFAAHYSDHILAMKAGAVHCAGSVAEVVNETRLGELYDLDFEITHGARGRLCNYFNPA; encoded by the coding sequence ATGATTACTGTGCACAACCTCCACAAAACCTACGGCAGCAAGACCGTGCTGGCCGGTGTCAACGCGCGCTTTGCCGCTGGGCGCCTGACCTCGCTGATCGGCCCCAATGGCGCCGGCAAGACCACGTTGCTGATGATGATCGCGCGGCTGATGGCGCCGAACGGCGGCGACATCCGCCTGGATGGCCGCGCGGTCAACGACATCCCGCTGCGCGACTACGCCAAGCGCGTGGCCACCTTGCGCCAGGCGCCGGATTTCAACCTGCGCCTGACCGTCGAGGAACTGGTGGCCTTCGGGCGCTTCCCTTACAGCCGTGGCGCGCTGACCGGCGAAGACCACCGCGTGATCGATGACGCCCTGAGCTTTCTCGCGCTGCAACCCCTGCGCCAGGCCTACCTCGACGAGCTCAGCGGCGGCCAGCGGCAAATGGCGTTCCTCGCCATGACCATCGCCCAGCAAACCGACTGCCTGCTGCTCGACGAGCCGCTGAACAACCTCGATATCAAGCACGCCGTGCATATCATGCGTGCGCTGCGCCGCCTGTGTGACGAGCAGGGCCGCACGGTGATCCTGGTGGTGCACGACATCAACTTCGCCGCCCATTACTCCGACCACATCCTCGCCATGAAAGCCGGCGCCGTGCATTGCGCCGGCAGTGTGGCCGAGGTGGTCAACGAAACCCGCCTGGGCGAACTGTACGACCTCGACTTCGAGATCACCCACGGCGCCCGTGGCCGCCTGTGCAACTACTTCAACCCCGCATGA
- a CDS encoding TonB-dependent siderophore receptor, whose amino-acid sequence MTHRTRTPVPARPGFASMALLGLAISSAPAFAEELAQAEENRVSTLPAIRVEGEAPATELPLTYAGDQVAYGSRLGLLGNKDFMETPFSTISYTEKYIADRQAQTVTDVIAATDPAVFSNGLKGTYSENYSIRGFATSISDVTIDGLFGVAPYYRISPEMYERIEVLKGPSALLNGMPPGGSVGGMVNLVPKRAGAQPLTRFTTTYLSDAQFGGHLDAGRRFGDEQQFGVRFNGMYRDGDTATEHQQQKAQLNSLGLDWRGERARLSADLYNSEDRVRGQNRGISLAANVAVPKPPKSDTLLNPDWAFVDTKDQGAIVRGEFDLTEHLLAYAAFGASETHYRYSGAMSAQVINNAGDLKTSMGQLKMDIEKTSGEAGLKGKWQTGPVGHQWVVNATRYADKQKDYGRRWVPGADWLTNIYHPTWGPEAPRSFAPVAHTESTLTSYGVADTLSVLDDKVQLTLGVRRQNVVTDTFNTTTGARNKPGYDESATTPAAAVVVKLTEQVSVYANYIEGLSKGAMAPMTAANYGDVFAPYKSKQKEIGLKLDLGTFTHTLSLYQIERPGSSTDPVTNVFSFGGEQRNRGIEWGFFGSPIDDVRLMGGVAHVDPKITKSPGGDDEGKTATGLPKLQGKLGVEWDTPVVSGLTLTANATAVSQQYISDDNAQSIPGYTIFDLGSRYAMQVAGRPVTLRGTVTNVTDKAYWGMPLTSSLGLGAPRTFELSATVDF is encoded by the coding sequence ATGACTCACCGTACACGTACCCCTGTGCCCGCTCGTCCGGGTTTTGCCTCCATGGCCTTGCTCGGGCTGGCGATCAGCAGCGCCCCCGCATTCGCCGAAGAACTGGCGCAAGCCGAAGAAAACCGCGTGTCCACCTTGCCCGCCATTCGCGTCGAGGGTGAAGCGCCGGCCACAGAGCTGCCGCTGACCTACGCCGGTGACCAGGTGGCATACGGCAGCCGCCTCGGCCTGCTGGGCAACAAGGACTTTATGGAAACGCCGTTCAGCACCATCAGCTACACGGAAAAATACATCGCCGATCGCCAGGCCCAGACCGTCACCGATGTGATCGCCGCCACCGACCCTGCGGTATTCAGCAATGGCCTGAAGGGCACCTACAGCGAGAACTATTCGATCCGTGGTTTTGCCACCAGCATCAGCGACGTGACCATCGACGGCCTGTTTGGCGTGGCGCCGTACTACCGCATCTCGCCGGAAATGTACGAGCGCATCGAAGTGTTGAAGGGCCCGTCGGCGCTGCTCAACGGCATGCCGCCGGGCGGTTCGGTGGGTGGCATGGTCAACCTGGTGCCCAAGCGTGCCGGTGCGCAGCCGCTGACGCGCTTCACCACCACCTACCTGTCCGACGCGCAGTTCGGCGGCCACCTCGACGCAGGCCGGCGCTTTGGCGATGAGCAGCAATTTGGCGTGCGCTTCAACGGCATGTACCGCGATGGCGACACTGCGACCGAACATCAACAGCAGAAAGCCCAGTTGAATTCGTTGGGCCTGGATTGGCGCGGCGAGCGTGCGCGGCTGTCGGCCGACCTGTACAACAGCGAAGACCGTGTGCGCGGGCAAAACCGTGGGATCAGCCTGGCGGCGAATGTGGCCGTGCCCAAGCCGCCGAAGTCCGACACCTTGCTCAACCCGGACTGGGCGTTTGTCGATACCAAGGACCAGGGCGCGATCGTGCGCGGCGAGTTTGACCTGACCGAGCACCTGCTGGCCTACGCGGCGTTCGGTGCCAGCGAAACCCACTACCGCTACAGCGGCGCGATGTCGGCCCAGGTGATCAACAACGCCGGGGATTTGAAGACCAGCATGGGCCAGCTGAAGATGGACATCGAGAAAACCTCGGGCGAGGCGGGGCTCAAGGGTAAGTGGCAGACCGGGCCGGTCGGGCACCAGTGGGTGGTCAACGCCACGCGGTATGCCGACAAGCAAAAGGACTACGGCCGGCGTTGGGTCCCCGGTGCGGATTGGCTGACCAATATCTATCACCCGACCTGGGGCCCCGAGGCGCCGCGCAGCTTTGCGCCGGTGGCACACACCGAATCGACGCTGACCAGCTACGGCGTGGCGGATACCTTGTCGGTCCTGGACGACAAGGTGCAGTTGACGCTTGGCGTACGCCGCCAGAACGTGGTCACGGACACTTTCAATACCACCACCGGCGCCCGTAACAAGCCCGGCTATGACGAAAGCGCGACAACGCCCGCCGCAGCCGTGGTGGTCAAGCTCACGGAGCAGGTTTCGGTGTACGCCAACTACATCGAGGGCCTGAGCAAAGGCGCGATGGCGCCGATGACAGCGGCCAACTACGGCGATGTGTTTGCCCCGTATAAATCCAAGCAGAAGGAGATCGGCCTCAAGCTCGACCTGGGCACGTTCACCCACACCCTCAGCCTGTATCAGATCGAACGCCCGGGCAGCTCGACCGATCCGGTGACCAATGTGTTTTCCTTTGGTGGTGAGCAGCGCAACCGTGGTATCGAGTGGGGCTTCTTCGGCTCGCCCATCGACGATGTGCGCCTGATGGGCGGCGTGGCCCATGTGGATCCGAAGATCACCAAGTCGCCGGGGGGCGATGATGAAGGCAAGACGGCCACCGGTTTGCCCAAGCTGCAAGGCAAGCTCGGGGTGGAATGGGACACGCCGGTGGTGTCCGGCCTGACCTTGACGGCCAACGCGACGGCGGTTTCCCAGCAATACATCAGCGATGACAACGCGCAGTCGATCCCCGGCTACACGATTTTCGACCTGGGCTCGCGGTATGCGATGCAGGTCGCCGGGCGGCCGGTGACCTTGCGTGGCACGGTGACCAACGTCACCGACAAGGCGTACTGGGGCATGCCGTTGACGTCGAGCCTTGGGTTGGGCGCGCCGCGTACGTTCGAGTTGTCGGCAACGGTGGATTTCTAA